GTAGGCGGGCGACCGGTCTTCGCGAGATCGTCCTCGCCGTCCTGCATCCGTCCCGAATCGATGAGCATCCGCCACGTCGCCAGAATCGCCTCCCCGGGCTCGAGCGACGGCGTTTCCGCGCGCGGACTCACTCGGGCCACGGCGATCCGCGATCCGTTCCAGCCACCCAAACGGGCCAGCTCACTGCGCGCCGCAGCCGCGTCGGGTAGCGACAGCTCGATGCCCATCTGTTCGGCGATGGCATCGAGAACGCGTTGATCGGGCAGTACCGCGCCTGCACCGAGTGCAGTGTCGAATGCGCGTGGTCTGCCCTCCCAGTCCACGAAGGTTCCCTGTTTGTCGACTACCGGTGCCACCGGGAACACCACGTCGGCGCGCTCGGTGATCGCGCTGTGTCGAAGTTCGAGACTGACCACGAACGCCGATCGATCCACCGCGTCGAGCGCGGCGCGCGGATCGGGTAGATCGTCCGGGTCGATTCCAGCAGTGATCAGAACGCGATCGGGACCGGCGTCCGCCAGTATCGCGCCGGTATCTCGACCCACGTCAGCGGGAAGTTCGGCCACTCCCCACACGGCTGCCACCTCGGCGCGCGCCGACGCATCGACCACAGGCCGCCCGCCCGGCAGCACATTCGGCAGTGTGCCGGCGTCGAGCGCGCCGCGTTCTCCTGCACGTCGCGGAATCCACGCCAACTTTGCTCCGGTGTCGTCGGCCAACTTCGACGCTGCGGACAGTCCGCCGGAGACAGTGCCGAGCCGCTCACCGACGAGAACGATCGATCCGGGCTCGCGGAGGAGTTGGGCAATGGATTCGGTGCCTCGATCGCCGACGTGCAAGGCGTCGAGCCAGTGTGGCTCGTCGCCTGGAACCGATTGCAGCAGAACACCATCGAGTTTGCGTAGACCTCGACTGGCCCAGGGCGCGATCGAAGCCACCACCAGCCCCCGAGTACGGTGCGCCTTACGCAGTCTCAGGAACACCAGTGGCGATTCTTCCTCGGGCTCGAAGCCGACCAACACCACCACGGGCGCATTTTCGAGGTCGGTATAGGTGACTTCCAACCCGGTCCCTGCGATTCGACCGGCCAGGAAGTCGGCTTCCTCTGCGCTGTGACTACGGTTGCGAAAGTCGATATCGTTGGTGTGCAGTACCGTTCGAGCGAACTTGGCGTACGCGTAGGAGTCTTCGAGGGTCGATCTTCCGCCCACGAGTACCGCGGCACGACCGATGGACGCGGCCAATCCGGCTGCTGCGGCCGCCAGTGCAGCCGACCACGACGTCTCGATCAAAGCGCCCGACTCGTCTCGGATCATCGGGGCGGTGATGCGGTCCGGCTCGGTGGCGTAGTGGAACGCCCAGCGGCCCTTGTCACAGTTCCATTCATCGTTGACCTGGGGATCGTCTCCCGCCAGACGTCGAAGAACCTTGCCGCGTCGGTGGTCGGTACGTTGAGCGCAGCCTCCTGCACAGTGCTCGCACACGCTCGGCGACGAGGTCAGGTCGTAGGGTCGGGCTCGGAACCGATACTCGGTGTTCGTCAGTGCCCCCACCGGGCAGATCTGGACGGTATTTCCCGAGAAGTAGGAGTCGAACGGTTCGTTACCGAAGATGCCCACCTGCTGCACCGCACCTCGTTCGAGCAACTCGATGGACGGATCTCCGGCAACCTGAGCCGCGAAGCGAGTGCACCGAGCGCACAGGACACAACGTTCCCGATCGAGCAGAACCTCGGCCGACAGCGGAATCGGCTTGGGATAGGTACGTTTGGTCTCGGTGAACCTGGACTCGGTGCGGCCCGCAGCCATCGCCTGGTTCTGCAGTGGACATTCACCGCCCTTGTCGCACACCGGGCAATCGAGGGGGTGGTTGATGAGCAACAACTCCATGACCCCGCGCTGTGCCTTGTCCGCGACCTCCGACGTCACCTGAGTACGCACGACCATGCCGTCGGCCACCGTCGTCGTACAGGACGCCAACGGCTTGCGTTGCCCCTCGACATCGACCAGACATTGCCGGCAGGCACCCACCGGATCGAGCAGCGGATGATCGCAGAAGCGCGGTATCTGCACACCCATCAACTCGGCAGCGCGAATCACCAATGTGCCCTTGGGAACACTGATCTCGTGGTCGTCGATGGTCAACGTCACCATCTCGACCCCGGTGACCGACTGATCGGGGCTGGCAGGAGTGGAGCCTGCGGAACGACCAGAGGGCGCAGGAGTGGAGCCTGCGGAACGACCGGGTGTCGGTGCAGTCATGACGTCAGCTCCTCTGCCATCAGGGTCGATCGGTGCGGGTCGAATGGGCATCCCTGCTCGGTGACGTGACGGATGTACTCGTCGCGGAAGTACTTCAGTGAGGACACGATGGGGCTGGCGGCACCGTCTCCCAACGCGCAGAAAGACTTTCCGGCGATGCCGTCCGCGATGTCGAGCAGAGTGGCCAGGTCACCCTCGGTACCGGTACCACCGTCGAGGCGCCTGAGGATCTGCACCAGCCAGTAGGTCCCCTCCCGGCACGGTGTGCATTTGCCGCAGGATTCGTGTGCGTAGAACTCGGTCCACCGCAACACCGCTCGCACCACACATGTCGTGTCGTCGAAGATCTGCAGTGCCTTGGTACCCAACATCGATCCGGCGGCACCGACGCCCTCGTAGTCGAGTGGGACATCGAGATGGTCGCCGGTGAACATCGGTGTCGAGGATCCTCCCGGCGTCCAGAACTTCAGTTCGTGTCCCGGTCTGATCCCGCCCGCGTAGCCGAGCAACTCCCGCAGCGTGATTCCCAGCGGTGCCTCGTACTGGCCCGGACGGCAGACGTGGCCAGAGATGGAATACAGCGTGAAACCGGGCGACTTCTCGCTGCCCATCGACCGGAACCACTCGATTCCCTTGCGCAGGATCACTGGAACGCTGGCGATCGATTCGACGTTGTTCACCACGGTCGGGCGCGCGTACAGGCCCGCCACTGCGGGGAACGGTGGCCGCAGCCGAGGTTGCCCCCGCCGACCCTCCAACGAATCCAGCAGGGCTGTCTCCTCTCCGCAGATGTACGCACCGGCTCCGGCGTGGATCACCAACTCGAGGTCGAAACTCGATCCGAGAACGCCCTTTCCCAGATAGCCCGCCGCGTAGGCCTCGGCGACCGCGGCCTGCAGCCTGCGCAGCACCGGCACCACTTCACCTCGGACGTACACGAAGGCGTGGGATGCACGAATTGCGTACGCGGCGATCACGATTCCCTCGATCAGCGTATGCGGACTCGCCATCAGCAGCGGCATGTCCTTGCAGGTACCCGGCTCGGACTCGTCGGCATTGACCACCAGATAGTGCTCTTTGCCGTCGTTCTGGGGTATGAAGCTCCACTTCGTTCCGGTAGGAAAGCCCGCACCACCCCTGC
The nucleotide sequence above comes from Rhodococcoides fascians A25f. Encoded proteins:
- a CDS encoding NADH-quinone oxidoreductase subunit G, which codes for MVTLTIDDHEISVPKGTLVIRAAELMGVQIPRFCDHPLLDPVGACRQCLVDVEGQRKPLASCTTTVADGMVVRTQVTSEVADKAQRGVMELLLINHPLDCPVCDKGGECPLQNQAMAAGRTESRFTETKRTYPKPIPLSAEVLLDRERCVLCARCTRFAAQVAGDPSIELLERGAVQQVGIFGNEPFDSYFSGNTVQICPVGALTNTEYRFRARPYDLTSSPSVCEHCAGGCAQRTDHRRGKVLRRLAGDDPQVNDEWNCDKGRWAFHYATEPDRITAPMIRDESGALIETSWSAALAAAAAGLAASIGRAAVLVGGRSTLEDSYAYAKFARTVLHTNDIDFRNRSHSAEEADFLAGRIAGTGLEVTYTDLENAPVVVLVGFEPEEESPLVFLRLRKAHRTRGLVVASIAPWASRGLRKLDGVLLQSVPGDEPHWLDALHVGDRGTESIAQLLREPGSIVLVGERLGTVSGGLSAASKLADDTGAKLAWIPRRAGERGALDAGTLPNVLPGGRPVVDASARAEVAAVWGVAELPADVGRDTGAILADAGPDRVLITAGIDPDDLPDPRAALDAVDRSAFVVSLELRHSAITERADVVFPVAPVVDKQGTFVDWEGRPRAFDTALGAGAVLPDQRVLDAIAEQMGIELSLPDAAAARSELARLGGWNGSRIAVARVSPRAETPSLEPGEAILATWRMLIDSGRMQDGEDDLAKTGRPPTVRLSAATASAIEAEAGDWVSVETDGGSITLPLKVTDLPDNVVWVPMNSPGSSVYRSLGAESGAVVRLRRAEPAQTVEPRESEAS
- the nuoF gene encoding NADH-quinone oxidoreductase subunit NuoF, with translation MALTPVLSEFWDEKDSWTLDTYRSHDGYAGLEKALAMDPDDLIAFVKESGLRGRGGAGFPTGTKWSFIPQNDGKEHYLVVNADESEPGTCKDMPLLMASPHTLIEGIVIAAYAIRASHAFVYVRGEVVPVLRRLQAAVAEAYAAGYLGKGVLGSSFDLELVIHAGAGAYICGEETALLDSLEGRRGQPRLRPPFPAVAGLYARPTVVNNVESIASVPVILRKGIEWFRSMGSEKSPGFTLYSISGHVCRPGQYEAPLGITLRELLGYAGGIRPGHELKFWTPGGSSTPMFTGDHLDVPLDYEGVGAAGSMLGTKALQIFDDTTCVVRAVLRWTEFYAHESCGKCTPCREGTYWLVQILRRLDGGTGTEGDLATLLDIADGIAGKSFCALGDGAASPIVSSLKYFRDEYIRHVTEQGCPFDPHRSTLMAEELTS